The Mustela nigripes isolate SB6536 chromosome 4, MUSNIG.SB6536, whole genome shotgun sequence genome includes a window with the following:
- the LOC132015377 gene encoding steroid 17-alpha-hydroxylase/17,20 lyase, with protein MWELLAFVLFALAYFLWPKAKRSSAKYPRSLPSLPLVGSLPFLPRGGHPHVNFFKLQKKYGPIYSFRMGTKTTVMVGHHQLAKEVLVKKGKEFSGRPQVVTLDILSNNRKGIAFADHGANWQLHRKLVLTTFALFKDGDQRLEKIICQENSLLCDFLATQNGQSIDLSLPLFLAVTNIICLICFNSSYKNGDPALRIIKNYNDGILDSLGVDNMVDIFPGLKIFPNKTVEKMKNCVKMRDELLKDILRKCKENFSSDSITNLLDILIQAKMNLDNNNTTSDRDPKLLSDEYILTTVGDIFGAGVETTTSVVKWTVAFLLHNPQLQKKIQEEIDQNVGFGRTPTMSDRNQLLLLEATIREVLRIRPVAPMLIPHKAIVDSSIGEFAIDKGTSVIINLWALHHSEKEWHRPDQFLPERFLDPTKSQLISPSLSYLPFGAGPRSCLGETLARQELFLVMSWLLQRFDLEVPDGGQLPSLEGNPKMVFLIDAFKVKIKVRQAWRDAQAESSP; from the exons ATGTGGGAGCTCCTGGCTTTCGTGCTGTTCGCCCTTGCCTATTTCTTATGGCCCAAGGCAAAGCGCTCCAGTGCCAAATATCCTCGGAGCCTCCCGTCCCTGCCCTTGGTGGGCAGCCTGCCGTTCCTCCCCAGAGGTGGCCATCCGCACGTGAACTTCTTCAAGCTGCAGAAAAAATACGGCCCCATCTATTCCTTTCGTATGGGTACCAAGACTACGGTGATGGTGGGCCACCACCAGCTGGCCAAGGAGGTGCTTGTCAAGAAAGGCAAGGAATTCTCTGGGCGGCCCCAAGTG GTGACTCTGGACATCCTGTCTAACAACCGAAAGGGCATCGCCTTCGCAGACCATGGTGCCAACTGGCAGCTGCACAGGAAGCTGGTACTGACCACATTTGCACTGTTCAAGGATGGCGACCAGAGGCTAGAGAAGATCA tTTGTCAGGAAAACAGTTTACTGTGTGATTTCCTGGCCACCCAGAATGGGCAGTCCATAGACTTGTCCTTGCCTCTCTTCCTGGCGGTGACCAACATAATCTGCTTGATCTGCTTCAACTCCTCCTACAAGAATGGAGATCCCGCTCTGAGGATCATAAAGAATTACAACGACGGCATCTTGGATTCTTTGGGAGTGGATAATATGGTAGACATATTCCCCGGGTTGAAG ATTTTCCCCAACAAAACCgtggaaaaaatgaagaactgTGTTAAAATGCGAGATGAGTTGCTGAAAGACATCCTTAGAAAATGTAAG GAGAACTTCAGCAGCGACTCCATCACCAACCTGCTGGACATACTGATCCAAGCCAAGATGAACTTGGACAATAACAACACTACCTCAGACCGGGACCCAAAACTGCTTTCAGATGAATACATTCTCACCACTGTAGGGGACATCTTTGGGGCCGGCGTAGAGACCACCACGTCTGTGGTGAAATGGACTGTGGCCTTCTTGCTACACAATCCTCAG TTGCAGAAGAAGATCCAGGAGGAAATTGACCAGAATGTAGGTTTCGGCCGCACACCAACTATGAGTGACCGGAACCAGCTCCTCTTGCTGGAGGCCACCATCCGAGAGGTGCTCCGCATCCGGCCTGTGGCCCCCATGCTCATCCCCCACAAGGCTATCGTTGATTCCAG CATTGGCGAGTTTGCCATTGACAAGGGCACAAGTGTCATCATCAATCTGTGGGCACTGCATCACAGTGAGAAGGAGTGGCACCGGCCAGACCAGTTCCTGCCGG AGCGCTTCTTGGACCCCACAAAGAGTCAGCTCATCTCTCCATCGCTAAGTTACTTACCCTTCGGAGCAGGACCCCGCTCTTGCCTAGGCGAGACCCTGGCCCGCCAGGAGCTCTTCCTCGTCATGTCCTGGTTGCTGCAAAGGTTTGACCTGGAGGTCCCAGATGGCGGGCAGCTGCCTTCCCTGGAGGGCAACCCCAAGATGGTCTTTCTGATCGACGCTTTCAAAGTGAAGATCAAGGTGCGCCAGGCCTGGAGGGACGCCCAGGCTGAGAGTAGCCCCTAG